The following coding sequences are from one Triticum aestivum cultivar Chinese Spring chromosome 5A, IWGSC CS RefSeq v2.1, whole genome shotgun sequence window:
- the LOC123103595 gene encoding uncharacterized protein, whose translation MALTNLILTVVGVGAAVMLLRKDVKQSSAVFRRNIRHIKTWLEEESAATTSAERSVPKELESQAAKKDSTPKVDKD comes from the exons ATGGCGTTGACTAACTTAATCCTGACGGTGGTGGGCGTGGGCGCGGCGGTGATGCTGCTGCGGAAGGACGTGAAGCAGTCGTCCGCCGTCTTCCGCCGCAACATTCGCCACATCAAGACCTGGCTCGAGGAGGAGTCCGCCGCCACCAC ATCTGCTGAGCGATCGGTACCAAAGGAGCTTGAGTCCCAGGCTGCCAAGAAGGATTCCACACCCAAAGTGGACAAGGATTAG
- the LOC123103594 gene encoding uncharacterized protein: protein MAGTEWCWPLPAWMGSGAAWFVALNLVVGAIFALSSRAQPQSPSPRRGGSGITRRASSAVLQRIRSFSIFSFPSSSFHTAEPSPGGGAVAAATTFRETEDAGTPRRSPATPRPPRPHATAEPAKEDVVEDESSMSMDEAYALALAGRQRAPPTEEEAAGSEVDAKAEEFIQGFKEDLRQQRLKSIFNYTQMLKRRVAGGQPPAAPQ, encoded by the coding sequence ATGGCTGGAACGGAGTGGTGCTGGCCGCTGCCGGCGTGGATGGGCTCCGGCGCGGCGTGGTTCGTGGCCCTCAACCTCGTCGTGGGCGCCATCTTCGCCCTGTCGTCGCGTGCGCAGCCgcagtcgccgtcgccgcgccgcggcggcaGCGGGATCACGCGCAGGGCCTCGTCGGCGGTGCTGCAGCGCATCCGCTCCTTCAGCATCTTCTCCTTCCCGTCCTCGTCCTTCCACACGGCGGAGCCCAGCCCGGGcggcggcgccgtcgccgccgccaccaccttccGAGAAACAGAGGACGCGGGGACGCCGAGGAGGTCGCCAGCTACACCGCGTCCACCGCGCCCACACGCGACGGCAGAGCCGGCGAAAGAGGACGTCGTGGAAGACGAGAGCTCGATGAGCATGGACGAGGCGTACGCGCTCGCCCTGGCGGGGCGGCAGCGGGCGCCGCcgacggaggaggaggcggccgggtcCGAGGTGGACGCCAAGGCGGAGGAGTTCATCCAGGGGTTCAAGGAGGACCTCAGGCAGCAGCGCctcaagtccatcttcaactacACCCAGATGCTCAAGCGCCGCGTCGCCGGCGGCCAGCCGCCTGCCGCTCCACAATGA
- the LOC123103593 gene encoding GTP-binding protein BRASSINAZOLE INSENSITIVE PALE GREEN 2, chloroplastic, with protein sequence MLSRARRLHPALRCLLRASAAHSSPHPPPTQHILAASQIPKPFPLLRRHLSSPPPPVSSPPAVVSSDLPAVSTNGKCPGCGIAMQSADPALPGFFNLPSPKSPDYRARLAPVTADDTGISASLKSELLQEGQENSREGGAVAVAVVAAEAEAEKKSKVVLCARCHSLRHYGHVKRPDAEVLLPDFDFVAAVGPRLASPSGARSLVLLLADASDFDGSFPRAVARLVAVTSEAHHADWKRGAPSNLPRAVLVVTKLDLLPTPSLSPDDVHAWAQARARAGAGADLQLAGVHLVSAARGWGVRDLLNHVREVAGARGKVWAVGARNVGKSTLLNAIARCSGAESGQTLTEAPVPGTTLGVIRVDGVLGAQAKLFDTPGLLHGHQLTSRLTPEELKLVQVRKEMRPRTYRIKAGQSIHIGGLVRLDVEDLTVGSIYVTVWASPLVPLHMGKTENAESMMKDHFGLQLQPPIGQKRVKELGKWVRKQFKVSGNSWDANTMDIAISGLGWYGIGLKGEAVLGLWTYDGVDVVPRSSLVHERASIFEEAGFSVSKVVSRADSMTNKLKGNKKTNKKEMKGILQSSEVPEPSEPATVIDA encoded by the exons ATGCTGTCCCGCGCCCGGCGCCTCCACCCCGCTCTCCGCTGCCTCCTCCGTGCAAGCGCTGCGCACTCGTCCCCTCACCCTCCTCCGACGCAACACATCCTAGCTGCCTCCCAAATCCCTAAACCCTTCCCCCTCCTGCGCCGCCACCTCTCGTCCCCACCGCCGCCGGTGTCTTCCCCTCCGGCTGTGGTGTCTTCTGACCTCCCAGCAGTCAGTACCAATGGcaagtgcccgggctgcggcatCGCCATGCAGTCTGCCGACCCGGCCCTCCCTGGCTTCTTCAACCTCCCATCCCCCAAGTCTCCCGACTACCGCGCGCGCCTCGCGCCCGTCACCGCCGACGACACCGGCATCTCGGCCTCTCTGAAAAGCGAGCTCCTCCAGGAGGGCCAAGAAAACTCACgggagggcggggcggtggcggtggcggtggtggccgcggaggcggaggccgagaagaagAGCAAGGTGGTGCTGTGTGCTCGGTGCCACTCGCTGCGCCACTACGGCCACGTCAAGCGCCCCGACGCCGAGGTCCTGCTCCCGGACTTCGACTTCGTGGCCGCCGTCGGCCCGCGCCTCGCGTCGCCCTCGGGGGCCAGGTCGCTGGTGCTGCTCCTCGCAGACGCGTCGGACTTCGACGGCTCCTTCCCGCGCGCCGTGGCGCGCCTGGTCGCCGTCACCAGCGAGGCCCACCACGCGGACTGGAAGCGCGGCGCGCCGTCTAACCTCCCCCGCGCGGTGCTCGTGGTCACCAAGCTCGACCTGCTCCCGACGCCGTCGCTTTCGCCCGACGACGTGCACGCGTGGGCGCAGGCCCGCGCGCGCGCCGGTGCTGGCGCCGACCTGCAGCTTGCCGGCGTTCACCTTGTCAGCGCGGcgcgagggtggggggtgcgcgaCCTGCTCAACCACGTGCGCGAGGTCGCCGGGGCGCGCGGCAAGGTCTGGGCTGTTGGCGCGCGGAATGTGGGCAAATCGACGCTGCTCAACGCCATTGCTCGGTGCTCTGGGGCAGAGAGCGGGCAAACCTTGACAGAGGCGCCTGTTCCGGGAACAACCCTCGGGGTGATCCGGGTGGACGGCGTTCTTGGTGCTCAGGCGAAGCTGTTTGATACTCCGGGCTTGCTTCATGGACACCAGCTGACGTCCAGACTTACGCCCGAGGAGCTGAAACTTGTTCAAGTGAGGAAGGAGATGCGACCCAGAACATACAGAATAAAG GCAGGGCAGTCAATACATATAGGAGGACTGGTGCGCCTGGATGTGGAAGACTTGACTGTAGGATCAATCTATGTTACGGTTTGGGCATCACCACTTGTGCCACTTCACATGGGGAAGACCGAAAATGCGGAGTCTATGATGAAAGATCACTTTGGCTTGCAACTGCAG CCTCCTATAGGCCAGAAACGAGTGAAAGAGCTTGGGAAATGGGTGAGGAAACAATTCAAAGTTTCTGGAAATAGTTGGGATGCAAATACTATGGATATAGCCATTTCAGGTCTTGGCTGGTATGGAATCGGGCTGAAAGGAGAGGCAGTATTAGGGTTATGGACATACGATGGTGTTGATGTTGTCCCCAGGAGCTCCCTTGTCCATGAGAGGGCGTCGATTTTTGAGGAAGCAGGATTCTCAGTTTCAAAAGTCGTCTCGCGGGCAGATAGCATGACAAATAAGCTGAAAGGCAATAAAAAAACAAACAAGAAGGAGATGAAAGGCATTTTGCAATCTTCTGAAGTACCAGAACCTTCAGAACCTGCTACGGTCATAGATGCTTGA